The sequence TCATGTACCACGATCTTTGGGTAGTGTAATAAACGCTTAATGCAATTCCGCAGGCAAGTAATAGGTATGCAAGAATGGTGAAAGTTAGTGCGAAGAGGCTGTACGGGTGAGACGTAATGTGATAAGGAATAATCAAGAACCACTCAGGGTCCGATACAGTGACGGCCGTTAGGAGTGTTCCCCCAATCAAGAATACTACACCTGCAAGGGTTATCATGTATCCAACGTTTTCGTTGTGTCTAGACTCCTCAGCCTTTTCATGCAGATATTCCATTACAGACAGTTGACTTCACCTCTTCTGCAGATGAACCACCATGCTTACAAACATGATTTGTTCAGCGCTCTTTCTGACGTTCTTTTTCTATGGGTTTTGTTACTTAAAGCTTGTTTATTTTGAATACAGATTAAAATAAGGTAACTAGGGAATTCGGTGGATGCTTGATTGATTATTTTCGTGATTATTTCGGTTTTGCGATTTTTGGGACATAAATTGTTGGGGTACCACATACTGGACAATACCTAGGCTCTATCTTTTCCTCATGAATCCATTTGTGTCCACACTTCAAACATATCCATTCTGGCAAAATTTTCACCACACTTGCTTTCAGAACTTTGGTTAATAATTTTTAAGACACTTAAATCTTTACATGGAATTAACGTCTAGCATGCATGCATGAGAAAAAATCTGGGAATGCAAGTTAGGCTTCAAAAATAAGCCCTAAAAGAGAAAGGAGAATTTTCTTCTTCTACACATTCCCTTCATCTTTTTCTCACATGCATTCGCTAATTGATACAAATCTAACATATATAATTTATGCATTTGAAATATTCTGAATCTGTATCTGACTAATGCATGCATGACGGTGTTTCATCTAATAAATGGAGAGGTGGCTATGCATGGTACATCCACCTGGCCTCTAGATCTTTGTACGGTTGACATGCTCTCTGATTTACCATTTGCAACATTTCTACTTGTTTGCATACATACACAACTCATAACTTATGTTACTAGAGTTAACTTCCATAAAATTTATTGCATGCATGCAACATGGTTTCCTGACTACACGCATGCAAGCAAGTTGCATCAATCACCATAGCGGGGTTTTATTCCTTTCATTTCAGTTCTTTTTCCCATAGTCGGGGTTTAGAATTTTGCGTTGTTTATGCAAAGTAGAATGAAATATTGTATATTCGAATTAAATCAGACCTAACATTATTAGAAGATTTGTATTCGATTCGTTTTGCCTCTTCTTCTGCCATTATATTGGACAACATTGTATTATGAATGCAAAATCGGCATTATCAATGCAAACAATGGATAGAAAATACTTGCATAAAACTTTTTAAGCTCTAAAATCGCGTATTATACATGCACTAGCATATGATAGATTTCGCGTGGGGTTTATTTGGTTCGTAGTCGTCGGGGGCAGATGGATATCATCATGGATATTCTAGCTGAGGCTTCGAAGGAGGTGAACAAGACCCGTATTGTTTATGGGGCGAACTTGAACTTCAATCTTGGTCAGAAATATTTGTCTCTGCTTATTGATAAGGAGCTTTTAATTAAGGTGGCTGGGGATGGAGGGACGCTCTATAAGACTACGGAGAGGGGCATAGAGGTTTTGAATAATTATAGAAGGATTAAGCGGTTTGTTTAAGGGAGATGAAAGGGTTAGGATGGTTCCCTTTTTTCTTCTGGTGATGTTGGGTTAGTTAGCTTTTCAATGGTTGTTATTCTTTTTGTCAGTAGCTGTGACAATTACTTGTTCTTCTAGTAGCAAGAGTTCTTTTAGTTCTGGGTCAATTATGGCTTTATTGCTTTTCTGGTCGAAAGTGGCGAAGTCGTATTCTGCGAGGAACTGAAGGATTTCCCCTGCTTTTTTCTGTGTCAGCTTCAGTCTCTCAGCTATTTCGCTGAGGCTGTGTCTCTTGCCGTCTTTGAGAATATCCATGACTTCGTCAACAGTGGACATGTCTTATCTAATTCGTTTCAATTGGTGGCTGATGCTTTTAAAAGGTTAGAAACCATGTTCAGAAACTGTCATAAGAAACTATCTTATGTAATAATCTTCCTAAACTATGCTTCTGAACAGTGTTTCTGTAACGTTAAATACAGAATATATGACATCATCAACCTTGTGAAGCTGCGCGTATAGCAATGTGTATGAAAGCTTTCATGGTGCCGAGGGAGGGGCACGTTAAAGATTCCTTTCAGGGGGACTAAACTTGGGAGCCCCCTTTAAAGGGTTAGACGTGGAAGCGCCTGGCCTGATGATAGCCCAAACAGAGAAAGGAGGATGATAAAATGAGAATGGATAAAGGAGCTGTACTGGCTAGCATGGTAGTTATTGCTTTGGCAAGCGTCTTCGCCGGAGCAGGAACAATGGCATACTTCAGTGGTGTCACGAATAAAAGTGGGTCATTCGCGACGGGGACTCTTACGCTAGACGAAGTGGCTTCAAATGGCTGGATCTTAAGCGATCTTAGTCCTGGAGATGAATGGACGACTCAGATAGAACTGGAGAACACTGGATCACTTGATGCAATGTACGTCTATATGGGATTCTATATTTCAGCGGGTGCAGACCTTGCAGATAAAATAGTGCTGGAAGAGATGGAAGAGTGGTGCTATCTGAATGGATGGTGCATAACTACATTTGACGAGACTACATCTAATTCTTGGCTTACTTTCTGGGGTGGCACTGCGGATGGTTCAATCAGCTTGTATGACTTAGCGACTGTTGCTATGACAGGGGGATCAAGCACGACGACGAGCATAAAATTGCATACAGGAGATCCACCGGCTAGTGGTCCATACCTGCCCGCTACAAGACATTGCATTATAAAGTTGAAGTTCAAACTGCTTGAGGACACCAACAACCCTTACCAAGGAAAAACTTGTAGCTTCACAATCAAGTTCATAGCGACCAACGCCGTAGGTAGT comes from Candidatus Bathyarchaeota archaeon and encodes:
- a CDS encoding transcriptional regulator produces the protein MSRGVYLVRSRRGQMDIIMDILAEASKEVNKTRIVYGANLNFNLGQKYLSLLIDKELLIKVAGDGGTLYKTTERGIEVLNNYRRIKRFV